The segment CATGTGGCATTTCCTGCCACGATCCAGGGACCTCACACAGCCATTGAGGAGGAGTGGGCCAAAATTCTACAGATCACAATCAACAACCTCATCATCCACTTTGTCCTCAGAGTTACATTTGTTAACACAATAGCACATGACTAATGTTCTCTCATTCTCAGTTGTGCTACAGTGAGACGTATCTGCAGTTTTTCTTCTCATGTCTGAGTAATAACAGACTGCTATGGAAAGACTTTCATAATGCACGCTCTTCAAACAGCACTTGTCTTATCTCTCTCATCTACTTCCTGCCATGACAGAACTCTACAGTAcgtgaaaaaaaatcccagggAAACCACGTCTGTGATTATGTCTGTGAAAATatagaactttatttaacaGTTTCCACTGACAAACAGTCTTGTTCACAAATGTGGGGACAATTGACAGAACTGTGCTCCGTCAGCTGTCTGCCAGCTCGTCTGCATGATTTAACAGGAATTAAACATCTCAAATGCATTACACTGATTGTAATCACAACTCCAAGCACTGATTTTAAATATAAACTTAATGGAACAACACAGGAAATTAAATTAGCCCTAAAGTTAATATCttaacacagcaacaacaacaaataaacattttattctggcgacACAAAGTGAGCGTATAGCAGACATAATCTCACACCCACAAAGTGACACAGTCAGGAAACGCAGCTGAAAGGCAGAAACTAACAGAGAGTGAGTGTTGGGGATGTTCAGTGATGGTGTGCATCATCATGGCATCTCTGCAAACCATATTTTATCACCTTTTTACACATGCACGATCAGACTGCAACATCTAGGAACAGGATCTTGAGATTCAAACCCTCAGCAGACACAGTACTGGGTGTGGTGAAATACTACTACAACTGCTATCTGTATCAGTGCTAACAGAATACGTAGAGTGCTCTATTATAGTATGCATTTATTGCTGTTACAGTTAGCAAAAAGGCTCAGAACAGAACAAGTGAGAATTTGAAAGAGTGGCCTTCCTCTCTGACTCATAAACccttaaacactgaaaaaaggcTCACATGCAAACGCTTGGTTAAGGCACGAGGTACACATCACTTCTCTTAACGTCATGATGTCCAATTTAGCTGAATGACAAAAAATTGAAGTCTAGAGAGAATTTTACTGCAGAGATTGCGCAAGTTTGGTGTCACTTTTCAACACGCTGACCTCTTGCCGTCATTAACACACTCTGTTGCATTGCTGAGCTGGTTCCCTGTCCATTGTgttattttcaatttttgtcttcctgtttttgtcttcCTCCTTTGATGGTCAACAAAGGAGGAATAGGAACTTTATATTATGtgatgggcggcacggtgatgtggtggttagcactcttgcctcacagcaagagggttgccggttcgatcccgggcatgggagcccttttgtgcggagtttgcatgttctccccgtgtcagcgtgggttctctccgggcactccggcttcctcccacagtccaaagacatgcagataagggactaggttaattggtaactctaaattgtccataggtgtgaatgtgtgcgtgaatggttgtttgtctctatgtgtcagccctgcgatagtctggcgacctgtccagggtgtaccctgcctctcgcccgatgtcagctgggataggctccagcaccccccgcaaccctcaagaggatgaagcggttagaagatgaatgaatgaatgttatgCGATGTGCTGTAATGACGTGGTCATGTTGGCATGGTGAGAGTGTTTTTCCACTGCACAGCATGGTGAGTTAAGAGACGTGTTGGAGGTGTAAACAGCTTACTGTGGCTGCTTCTGCTTGTAATACCTGTAATATTTAAAAGCAAATGGTGCCAAACGTGTCCACATGTCGCTGCGTTGCCCTGTTAAGCTATGCTAGCTGCACtgctttggtccagactgagaTATTTCAGCAGCTACTGGATagattgtgatgtcattttagACAATCATGGTCCTTAGGGTCACATTGTTTAATATGACTGGATTTTggctaaagcagtggttcccaactggtccagccatggagtccagatttctccttagtcattagttcaaggtccacacagtttaatatattcagcgtcatacttgcatttggccatgtcgtccagctagtttgctgtctttgtccagtggctgtccgttagtcactcactccacagcaggaaacagcacttcaaaataaaagcgctgTGCTGACAATCCACTGTActttaaatgaaatgtgttttttcaaacttgacacatttacGAGTCAATTGCGatctagtctcgctcaccagacctttctcaagaaaagaaaggtctggctgggccaaCACACACTTTGAGATTGAaggaaaaaacgccccggctgcttgtatttctttcaaccaatcacaattgttctggacggtgccacagcaacggcgcgcttgcaaaaatattgccggggggaaacaggttttggtgtaacacgcccacaaaaatattgcctacaggacgcgaaccatggcagaaaaatggctacatccccgcaagatcaaacaccgcaaaagttagtaaaggacgtgttaaacggttgaaaactgctacacaaccagaggtggtagggcgggacttcagcgggtggctcgttccgcccaatgagaggctgatctatgcagcgaacttccacccactcagactaattgcgatccattcagaatggacccgtgaccTACTTTTGGaacgcgacccaccagttgggaaccactgggctAAAGGATTGGCTCAAATCTTGAAAGTGAGTTGCTCAAAAGGAAAAAGGATTGTGAAATCAGATTAGATCACGTAATCCAGTCGAGGTTTTGATCTGGATCAAACCGTTAGAAAGTGTTAAAAACTTTAATTAAGTTATCAAGTACTTCCTTCCACTGATGTCAAGGatcacaattaaaacaaatcagATCAGGGCGTCTGCAggtgcgtttggccatgttgttgagctagtttgctgtctcttttcagtagctgtccattagtcccTCACTCGACAGTGGGAAACGGCACATCAAAATCAAAGCtctgtgagtcacttgcggtctgTTCAGAATGGACatacgacccaccagttgggaaccactgggctAAAGGACTGGATAAAATCTTGAAAGTGAGTTGTTCAAAAGGAAAAAGGGCTCTGAAATCAGATTAGATCATGTAATCCGGTCTTGGTTTTGATCTGGATCAAACCTTCAGTAAGTGTTACTCAGAACTTTTGACTAGGATTGGCGTGCCtttgatttaaagaaaaacaggatTATCCAGATCCCAGCGGAGGCATGGATTCAGCGTGGCTTTCAGgaacaaaatgtgataaaacttttaaactggtcaaataaacacacaattaTATTTTGCAGTTGATatgcttaaaggtccagtgtgtaggatttagggggatatattggcagaaattaaatatattagtcatagctatgttttcattagtgtataatcacctgaaactaagaatcgcTCTCTTtatgttaccttagaataaacCTAGATATATCTCGATGCTGAGCAcatcctcttccacagagtccactATGTTgtcctacagtagcccagaaaggacaaatTGGATACTAGctttagatagggccatttacaTTTTGACATGATGGGGattgtaaacattatacctgcaaAACACAGGCCCCCAGGAGagcagctcagccttgcttccaatgtttctgtgtgtctacTCAGAGTGAAAAAATCCCACAgcgcccaaaaagcattttccccgtggaaaagagacatctgttaaatgttgacaggacacctcgaacTGAAAACAAGGTTATTAATGGCACTTTTATTTATGAACTTTTGATCCGTGGAGGTTTTCCCTTTGTAAATCTTTCCTAAGCTGAGAAAAGCgagttaaaaatctgtgacgtcATCACAGTGTAAAGTCTTTGAGCTGATCAGGAACTTGCGGCTAGGTccagtgggagaaacactactgcacatataTCCTTAGGTAATCCTGTATGGCTAGTAACTTTTTTGGCGTATGTGCCAGGCGAGCAGTCCCATTGGACTGACTAGGTGCCATCGTGGGGTCATCTAGTTGTTGTTACATATCTATGGCTAAACACCAGCATCGTAGCATCGTCACTTTAAGCATGTTTGCGTGTTAACATGAGCATTTAGCTGAAGAACAGCCTTACAGAGCCACTGGGCTGGTTGCAGACTCTATATATTGAATTATTAAATTTCCTTTTATACTGTATTTTATCAGCTGCTGTGAGGCTGTAATGGAAACATGGGCCCATAGAGAAAACCCTTTATGAGAGTAGGATAGACGGCCTGGAGGAGCCACAGAGGTTAGGTTTTATTTTAGAAGCAGCTGATGTGCTGATTTCACTAAATGATACCAAAATGATGGTAAATGAAACTTTCATACAGCAGCTGAAAAGTGCAAGTTGTACAAGGAAGAAAACGTCATCATGATTTTAGCTTACATTTCATCTCATTTATGCTCCTGGCGCAAAACTACAACCTCAGAGTACGTGACATCATCCGCTGTGTGTTTTTCACTGGGTGGAGGTTTAGCTTCTCTGGATGATTTGAGCTTGACGTCAGAGTAGACCACATCCTATGAGTGATGGAGAGACAGAGTTAAGATGGAGAGTTAACTGCTCAGTGCTTTAGTGAAACAAGAGCACAATTAGACTGAAACTTCCTGCAGCTTAAATTCCGAGATGTGGCTTCAGACCAGCTCACCTCGTCTCGTCGAAGAACAGATGGCCTGGCCACATCCATCGTTGGATTTGTATCTGAAAGACAGACACGCTTCAGACACGGGAACTGAAACAAATCGGTTGCTGTGTAGAAATAGAGTGAAGAGTGCTTGTGTTCTCACCGATGTAGACGCGGTGTCTGACAGTAGGATCACGTCTGAGTGAAGGAATCAAAAGTTCTGTGATCAGATTTTCTGCATGTGATTGAGCTGATTTGACTTCTGTTCTACAGGAATTTTTCTAATCCTATAAACCTTTCTGTATAAACTTATATATCCcttcttaaattaaaaaacagctgacacaaaccaaaaaaggcacagctttttgttttaaatgaactaaatataaaatgaacttaATTAAAACTTGATTTATTACCGATAAATATTCAAAGAAGATACTGAAGATATGTTTAGGGACGACAGAGGAGATACCCGCACACCAACGCAACTGAGCTGGACAGCACAAAAAAGGTTTACACAAAAAGAAGGATGCTCAGagtacaaaacatatttttgagaagtgaataaaaacagcaacaaatgtttctgtctttgactTTCGTCAGTTCCCTCAAGGACtaaaatgtttgctgctgtttctattcactttttattattattttttgcactttgagcactctTCTTTTTGTTCATGAATGTCTTAAataaattgaccttttttttgccTTGATCTCAGCTTGTGAACCTTATGTATGTCTGTCCAGCCCGGTTTCATTGGTGTGCAGGTGTCCATGTACCGACGCACCCAAGATAAACTTTTTGTTGTTCTAAGTAggtgcagtttcacagcagcccgaAGATATGCTTAACAAATTaatagacttgcaccgattacaattttttgggccgATAACGATTTCCaatttgcagagtgtttggatgGCCGATTCcaatttaatgtttttcaaaccactttacagcacacaagatattgcaatattttctatctttgctttattagaacattttaaccaagatacaaccagcttttcaataattatctcaaacaaacaaacaaaaacacgttTGACACGTTTCTTAACctgttaagaaacattttcctttttgctcaaatataacttcaggtacagtaCTAAAATAAATAGGCTaagtaaaaaaggcatacataggctaaataaaaaacatagataaataaaataataattcttggtgtATAGCATTGGCAAAGGACAAATCCCCCTCAGTGTTTAgcacatgtgcatttgtccctcaaaatgaaaacatgaaagtatCAGACAAAAtcaagacatttacaccataaattgaggcagaaaatacacaaattggtgcatataaattcaccagaatgcataAAATTGAAAGTGTTTGATGACCTCCAAGCctcctgtttcatatgtgtccctcCCACTGTTTAAACCAAACCTACTGTACGCCCTTGCAGCTCAGTAAAGGCAGTAAATCCCGAGAATGACTAAAACATGCAGTACATCCCAGAAATTCAAAGAAATAGCAAAAAATGTATCATGCAAAGAGAGCATAATGCCTGTCTGACAATAAATAGAAAAGTGCACACTGTATACACATGCAGGGTTCATCATGGCCATGCATGCATAAAACTCTGCATTGtgcagtttgttgttttttttccctgtaattacACTTAGCTGTATATGTAAATATCAAAGACCAAATAGATAAGAAGtcacacatttacagtaataCCATTACATAATgatcagtggaaacaaagtatATAGTTATCGTTAGAAATATGTGGTAAGTGTGTGGGTTTCATTTCCACATTGTGAGGGACCATATGAAACGCAGGGTTTAGGGGTTGTCCACCAGAGAagtttgagcatcaaacacttgatTTCCTGCATCAAGCTGAATTTTATACACCAGTGTGcgcattttctgcatcaatttactGTATAATGTAAATGtccttaattttgtcaaaataaaagtcctgtgcTACTTTAatgattaatgtttttattggagggacaaatgcacatgttctaaatattgagggggacatgtcccccgcttaccccccaaaatctacacctgtgGATAATGACATATCTGTGACAGCTGACGAAATaagcagggctcaacaataagttTGTCCCATTGTCAAGGGCAGGTAAAATGCCACGTCAGCTATGTCAGTTGCTAATCTAATAACTCACCTCTCTGATTGAGTAagtgttaaaaaataattacacattgttttttcaaGAGTTGATGATGGAAATGGCTAGAGTGAGGGTTCAgagttgcacatgtgcagtaCTGATTAGGCACTCATGAGAAAATGGCAGCAGGTCAAGACAAAGTTTATGAGCTGAAGTACAAGCGAGCATTTTAATTATCCTGGAAACACTCTCAGTTTAGTTGTGGTTTAGTTGGGTGGGGGTAGATTAAACATGACAGTTGACTTTagtatttgttgttatttgataACCACTAATAATTAAAAGGCAAGTAAAATTTGATTTTGGGCAAGTTGATTTCTGACCCACTTGCTCAACTAGGAAAAAAACCCCATTAATGTTGAACCCTGGAGGGCGTCTTTGTCAGGGGAAGAGGTTTCCTTTCTACATTTAatacacatcaaacacacacaccttttgaTGAAGCGGAGGTAAAGTGCGGCTGCCACGACGACTAACAGCAACAGGACAGCAATCACAATACCAGAAACCGCCCCTGATGATAACTGCATCTGTTCTGGGAGAAGAAACGTGACTGTGATTATTTATCATTAATAACTGCTGTATAAATGTTGAGTGACGTACAAGGTCCACAGCAGCTGTATCAAATGATCCGTCTTATGTTCTAAGAGAATCCAAGCCATGTTTTCCCCACTGAtgagtagggctgggtgatctgtcctgaaaattatattgtgatatttttaggCTGTATCTCgatacatgatatatatctcgttttttttttttttaaatctcctcaaagatttaatttaatttaatgccaGGACTGGGAGACATAATCGAACACAATGTTTCTGAACAGATACGCTCTCTGATGCAGAACGTTGAAGGGatgactgttgtttttttgttgttcttttttcctcagaaaatattaacacaatgaGATTGTTGAtgaataatcataaataatggATTAATGTGAATTTATAATGTTGATCTGTCCTAttacacgtctgtccgtcctggaagagggatccctcctcctttgctcttcctgaggtttctacctcttttttttaatgtttttttggggagtttttccttctCAGCAGTCAGGGTCCAAGGGCAGAGGgatgttgtgtgctgtaaacCCCTccgaggcaaattgtgattcaCGATATCAGGCATTATGAATAAAACTTAATATAATTAATCCGGACATGACGACTAAGTGGATTGAGGCaagcattaaaataaataaacagtctgGTAGGTTGATAAATTTCCAAAATTTTACTCTAATtaaatgaggggaaaaaacaccATTTATGCCACATCACGGTACAACGAtgtccaaaatctaagacgacaCATTGTCTTGTATCTTGATACTGATAtagcatctccatattgcccagccccaCTGACAAGCAATGTACAGTCAGGTTAAAATAATCTACTGTCAAAGCTGAAATAAAATATTAGGTTCAAGTTATTAGTTTGGGATCATGCTGATTTTGAAGATTATTTATCATTTGCGTCAACATGCTTTTCATACTCACCTTGAACAACAAGGTTGGTGGTTCCTTCAAATGAACCACTGGGGAAAGTTGCAATGCTGCAGGTGTACGGCCCAGCATCACTCATTTCTACATCTCTGATGATCAAAGATTGTTCTTTAAGCTCCACTCTGCCCTTCAGAGACGTATTGTGAACACTGACTCCAAAGTTAACATTGAAAACAATAAGGACGATGTTCTCTCCTTCTGGTGGCTTGAGCTCCCACTGAACCTGAGTAATATCAGCGTGTTGTGCTCCCTGGATGAATGTGCATGGCAGGGTGACATCATGCCCCAGGTATCCCGTCACTGTGGATGAGACTTTGACTTCTTGTGCCTCAAGAACTGCTAGAAAAAAGATGACATGTTGTTGATCTCTGGCAGTACTCTTTCTGTCCTCACATTTAATTGACCCTTTTGCAATCACACATCATGGCCTCAacagcatttaacaaacaaacttaTCTTCTCAGATCTCTGAGCACTGAGAAGCTGGGCGCCATTTATAGATCGTAGGCTGCAGAACGTGTTTTACTGGGTTAATGGGGAAGTTTCACAGCTGAGTCTCTCAATCAACATTTTCTTATTTCTATATACTCTACTACATCAGCCTTTCAAAAGTAGAAAACATTTTGTCTTACCTGGGAGTAATGTGATGTAAATCAGCTCCAGCAGTATGAGAGGTGACTTGCTGCAAGGTTTCATTGTTTTATAACTGCAggcaaaataacagaaacacattacaacacaacacaatagGGCGTATATGGATTAATGCACCAGCATTTTGGGAGGCTACTGTGGTCCATTACTAACACAAAGTGAGCTGGGTGAAGTTAAAGTAGCGTCATCATGAGTCAGCTGTTGAAAAATGACTTGCTTTAGTCGCTTTAGGTCAACAAATTAAAGGAACTTACAGTTACAGAGAGGCAGATCCGTCAATGTTCAGTCTCTGCTGCTTCAGTCGAATACACTGCAGAAACATGAAGTGTGGCAACAGGTGAGAAGTCTAAAAATGATGGCGATATGAGGCAGACAGAAAAATGAGCATTTGCAAAGAGGAAGGTAAAGTCTGAACCGAGGCCACTAAACCTCAACACTGATCCGAGTTCAGCTATAAATAAAAAGTGCAGTAAAGTGTGAGTAACCAGTGTTTGTCCACTCCCTGTAGAGTCCTCACGCTTCATATATCAAACACCCAAAGTTATCAACAGCTTATTGAAGTGTGTGCACACCTGTCTTATTAAAACAACttaccaaagaaaaaaatgaagaagagGATACAGACATGACCGCGGCAGGAAGCATTTTCCCTTCTCTCAGCACTTTGCCctgcaataaaaacacaacaactccaCAGGCCGGTGGTTTCTCTTGTGACTGCAATCAGCAGGCAGCTTGATTTCCGACTGCTTATTTATTCCCCTTGTTGTCGGTCTGTGAAGCATCCACCAGTAGAACAGCGACCTCGTGTGGTCAGATGACGACAATGacatctcattttattttattttatttggggtttttgttttgttgtgtttaaatttgttaattttatgttattttatttattttatgttatttattttgttttgttttattttgtcttattttatttattttattttttattttattatgttttatttctttttgtttgttatttatttattgagaaAGTAGAAAGAGAGTTTGCTGTTTGAACAAAGTATTTCCTTGATAAGTAAGAATGAGTTGCGATTTGTGGATATGTCAACATCAGCAGCTCTGCATCATCGCAGGCTGATTTAAAAGTACCAGACGTCCTGATTGTGTGAAATTCTGATATTATCCCTTGTACCGTCAGCCAGAAAGCAAAtaccttattttgttttatgccattttattttatgtgatagcaaattcaaaacacacaaacattactACATTATTGTGGTTTGTAAATTTCCAGGAGATGAAATTAGAAATACAAACTAGCCACAAAAAGTTCAGTAatgtttgtttgatattttgtttgtaCATGTAATTATATTTTGTAAACGTAGCATTTGCACAGAAAGTTGTGCTGTGCTGTTAACGGGTGTGCAGTGAGATACCAGATTTGTGGTAATGcttttgtttcccttttttataAAGGAGGAAACTGTCGAGACTGTTGGACGGGGCTTTAGTTCTCTCTTCATATCAGCACCTTTTTAATGTGAGAATTTGTgttaaaagagaaagacaggagaATATAAATGTGAATAGAATTGTAACTTTCcccccatgtgccaagtgtgtaggagaactacagtggccaaggCAAAGAGACCTGGATATAGCGTTGGATGAAAgatgctcagtggcacatgaagccaaaaacatgCAACTGCTGCGTATAAAGTAACCTGGATAATCGGTGCTGCTTCTGCGTCACTGGGCCCATAGGGCAAGCGCACTAGAAACTTCCACCAGCCTAACCAGCTAACTTGACTGGGGATAAAGTGATCTAATCTCGCAGCTCTTACAGACTTTCCAAATGCtattggaccaaatggatcaaatgctgatagtgaaacaagtcatgtTGTAGGATTGTGGCGCTAAAAAAACGTATCCagtgatttacagacgtctctttccaACTGTGTAactctatgggaaaaagtcttttcacCCCTATTGCATCATGTGACAAACACCACTACAAAATTTGGCTTCAAAGCTTGACGCACTTCCTGGAGGCCTACTCTAttgagagccagtgtttggtttgtctgttctgcaCTCTGTATAAAGACATACagtaaacagctcattctaaggtaacaaaaaaccCAACGGTGTCTTATTTTATgttgattataaactaatgaaaacatggttATTAATGGAATATATAACTTCTGCCAATAGATgttcctaaatcctacacactgggcctttaaatgGGAAATTACACATCtgcaaatttgtgtttttccaaatTGTTGTTGATAAGGTCTTGAAAATTGTGATAGCTGTTCACATGATCATTTTCGTTGCTTTTAGTCCTGTGGCTTGTTGGTTTATTGGTGACCTTGTTCTTTTACTGATGCTTCTGATGATGAATCCATGTGTGCAAAGAGTTTTACAGTTAAATCATGAAAACTAAATtgatataaagtaaaaagtttTGATAGCAAGACATGGGAAAAAGGA is part of the Epinephelus fuscoguttatus linkage group LG8, E.fuscoguttatus.final_Chr_v1 genome and harbors:
- the LOC125892536 gene encoding myelin protein P0-like isoform X2, yielding MKPCSKSPLILLELIYITLLPVLEAQEVKVSSTVTGYLGHDVTLPCTFIQGAQHADITQVQWELKPPEGENIVLIVFNVNFGVSVHNTSLKGRVELKEQSLIIRDVEMSDAGPYTCSIATFPSGSFEGTTNLVVQEQMQLSSGAVSGIVIAVLLLLVVVAAALYLRFIKRRDPTVRHRVYIDTNPTMDVARPSVLRRDEDVVYSDVKLKSSREAKPPPSEKHTADDVTYSEVVVLRQEHK
- the LOC125892536 gene encoding nectin-3-like protein isoform X1 translates to MKPCSKSPLILLELIYITLLPAVLEAQEVKVSSTVTGYLGHDVTLPCTFIQGAQHADITQVQWELKPPEGENIVLIVFNVNFGVSVHNTSLKGRVELKEQSLIIRDVEMSDAGPYTCSIATFPSGSFEGTTNLVVQEQMQLSSGAVSGIVIAVLLLLVVVAAALYLRFIKRRDPTVRHRVYIDTNPTMDVARPSVLRRDEDVVYSDVKLKSSREAKPPPSEKHTADDVTYSEVVVLRQEHK